The Fusobacterium sp. JB019 genome has a segment encoding these proteins:
- a CDS encoding aspartate 1-decarboxylase, with protein MELTMLKGKIHRATVKQAALDYVGSITIDEDLMDASGIIEYEKVQISDVNNGSRFETYVIAGERGSGLICLNGSAARCVSVNDKIIIMCYASMSVEEAKAVKPKVVFVDEENKIKRVTRYEKHGQLG; from the coding sequence ATGGAATTAACAATGCTAAAAGGAAAAATACATCGTGCTACAGTGAAACAAGCAGCTCTTGATTACGTTGGAAGTATTACTATTGATGAAGATTTAATGGATGCAAGTGGTATTATTGAATATGAAAAAGTTCAAATTTCAGATGTAAATAACGGAAGTAGATTTGAAACTTATGTTATAGCAGGTGAAAGAGGATCTGGTTTAATTTGTTTAAATGGATCTGCTGCTAGATGTGTAAGTGTGAATGATAAAATAATTATAATGTGTTATGCTAGTATGTCTGTTGAAGAAGCAAAAGCAGTTAAACCAAAAGTTGTTTTTGTAGATGAAGAGAATAAAATTAAAAGGGTTACTAGATATGAAAAACACGGACAGTTAGGATAG
- a CDS encoding SulP family inorganic anion transporter yields the protein MDFNYINIYKNEFKDYSLKFFIKDLLAGFTIVAVALPLGLSYGITSGTGAISGLYSFLFGGVIIAAMSNVSFQVNGSTAVTLGILASLTSMYGLQAVFLTGLISGFIILLCSIFNLGRYINYTPNEIVLGLNSGISILLIANQLNKLFGVPGIHGSSIEKIIFAFSNIQDSNLISLGMGLCTIIILFLYPRKLNNIFPASLVVIMLFLIINIIFKLDIATIGEIPKSIFNAISLNFNYISFKNILPLIAPSFSIGFLLILKSISCGLASAKQKDETLDSNNELFALGIGNMILPFIGAIPTAASISCTQVGIMNNQKTRVSVLIHSITILFIILFFGNYMSKIPLTVLAGILITTGIKMNKIKILKEVFKNPKKHLPFIITAVTVLIKNVSLGIILGLVSYYILNKIRRGSLEK from the coding sequence GTGGATTTTAATTACATAAATATTTACAAAAATGAATTTAAGGATTATTCTTTGAAATTTTTCATAAAAGATTTACTAGCTGGATTTACAATTGTGGCAGTAGCTTTACCTTTAGGACTTAGTTATGGAATTACTAGTGGAACTGGAGCAATTTCAGGATTATATAGCTTTCTATTTGGGGGAGTAATTATAGCTGCCATGTCAAATGTAAGTTTTCAAGTTAATGGATCAACTGCAGTTACTTTAGGAATTCTTGCAAGTTTAACTTCCATGTATGGACTTCAAGCAGTTTTTTTAACAGGATTAATTTCAGGTTTTATCATTTTATTATGCAGTATATTTAATCTAGGTAGATATATAAACTATACTCCAAATGAAATTGTACTTGGTTTAAATTCTGGAATATCCATATTATTAATAGCTAATCAATTAAATAAACTTTTTGGAGTTCCAGGAATTCATGGAAGTTCAATAGAAAAAATTATATTTGCTTTTTCTAATATACAGGATTCTAATTTAATTTCTTTAGGTATGGGACTTTGTACAATTATTATATTGTTTTTATATCCTAGAAAACTAAATAATATTTTCCCTGCTTCTTTAGTTGTAATTATGCTTTTCTTAATCATAAATATTATTTTCAAATTGGATATAGCTACAATAGGGGAAATACCAAAATCTATATTTAATGCTATTTCCTTGAATTTTAATTATATAAGTTTTAAAAATATATTGCCTTTAATAGCTCCTAGTTTTTCAATAGGATTTCTATTAATTTTAAAATCCATATCTTGTGGTCTTGCTTCAGCAAAACAAAAAGATGAAACTTTAGATTCTAATAATGAATTATTTGCCCTTGGAATAGGAAATATGATATTACCTTTTATAGGAGCAATTCCCACAGCAGCTTCAATTTCATGTACTCAAGTTGGAATTATGAATAATCAAAAAACTAGAGTTTCTGTTCTTATTCATTCAATAACAATTTTATTTATAATTTTATTCTTTGGGAATTACATGTCAAAAATTCCATTAACTGTTTTAGCTGGAATTTTAATAACAACAGGAATTAAAATGAATAAAATAAAAATATTAAAAGAAGTATTTAAAAATCCTAAAAAGCATTTACCTTTTATAATTACTGCTGTAACTGTTTTAATAAAAAATGTTTCTTTAGGAATAATTTTAGGTTTAGTTTCTTACTATATATTAAATAAGATTAGGAGGGGTTCTCTTGAAAAATAA
- a CDS encoding aldolase/citrate lyase family protein, whose protein sequence is MMRSLLISSVTPKILANAHLYEADYLIFDLDKTISIEEKDSARELLVQAVKHMDYNLDNIIININLISSDYWKEDIKDLFAAGIRNFGIYLEEEKNIKEIDEFLKALENKSNVEEGSSKIIYFIGKPFLIMNIQNIVMSTNRILALSFNKEEFRGKIKVERHKNNEDLSLGKKMLVMGSALKDIYCIDSPFEDLSDEDNFIKEIKNNMNIGFNGKICFHPSQVRIINNIYKDSYYYKD, encoded by the coding sequence ATGATGAGAAGTTTATTAATTTCATCGGTCACTCCAAAAATACTTGCAAATGCTCATTTGTATGAAGCAGATTATTTAATATTTGATTTAGATAAGACTATATCTATAGAGGAAAAAGATTCTGCTAGAGAATTACTTGTACAGGCAGTTAAACATATGGATTATAATTTAGATAATATTATAATAAATATTAATTTAATTTCATCTGATTATTGGAAGGAAGATATTAAAGATTTATTTGCTGCTGGAATAAGAAATTTTGGGATATATTTAGAAGAAGAAAAAAATATTAAAGAGATTGATGAATTTTTAAAAGCATTAGAAAATAAATCTAATGTGGAAGAGGGAAGTTCTAAAATTATATATTTTATAGGGAAACCATTTTTAATTATGAATATTCAAAATATAGTTATGAGTACAAATAGAATACTTGCTCTTTCTTTTAACAAAGAGGAGTTTAGAGGAAAGATAAAAGTAGAAAGACATAAAAATAATGAAGATCTATCTTTAGGTAAAAAAATGTTAGTTATGGGATCAGCACTTAAAGATATTTATTGTATTGATAGTCCCTTTGAAGATTTATCTGATGAAGATAATTTTATAAAAGAAATTAAAAATAATATGAATATTGGATTTAATGGAAAAATTTGTTTTCATCCATCTCAAGTTAGAATAATAAATAACATTTATAAAGATAGTTATTATTATAAGGATTAG
- a CDS encoding MATE family efflux transporter: MNNNLGKTYNFLSLMKFVFPNILMMLILSIYVNVDGIFVSRYVGTTALSSMNIMFPGCLSLVFAIGIMLGTGGGAIVARKLGERKVEEARKNFTLIIILGIGIGMIFSLIGTNFIHSIAKLLGASDIQLPFSIAYGKILFLFAPFLFLQVMFQTFFITAGVPTLGLISTLGGGILNIILDYFFIVILKFGVGGAALASGLGYLVPSSIGLIYFGLLKRGELHFAKTCFDRCFVFKSLVNGSSEMVTNLAYGITTFLFNISFLKYYGEDGVAAITIALYLEFIFMAIYLGYSMGVSPLISYKYGSRDCDQLKKLFKYSIIFTGISSLFIFSFSRIFLPNIVEIFTHEGTNVYNIILKGFPLFSFSFLIIGYNVFASNLFTALSNGKISAIISFSRTLIFLVGTILLLPLILNEKGLWLAIPVAEAFGLTVSIFFILIKKGRYKY; this comes from the coding sequence ATGAATAACAACTTAGGGAAAACTTATAATTTTCTTTCTTTGATGAAATTTGTTTTTCCTAATATATTAATGATGCTAATATTATCTATTTATGTAAATGTAGATGGAATATTTGTATCTAGATATGTTGGAACAACAGCTTTATCTTCTATGAATATTATGTTTCCAGGATGTTTAAGTTTAGTTTTTGCAATCGGAATTATGCTTGGAACTGGTGGAGGTGCTATTGTAGCTAGAAAGTTAGGGGAAAGAAAGGTAGAGGAAGCTAGAAAAAATTTCACATTAATTATAATTTTAGGAATTGGGATTGGAATGATATTCTCATTAATTGGAACAAATTTCATTCATTCTATTGCTAAATTATTAGGAGCAAGTGATATACAACTTCCTTTTAGTATTGCTTATGGAAAGATATTATTTTTATTTGCACCATTTTTATTTTTGCAAGTTATGTTTCAGACATTTTTTATAACTGCAGGAGTTCCAACTCTTGGATTAATTAGTACACTTGGAGGAGGGATATTAAATATAATATTAGATTATTTTTTTATTGTAATATTAAAATTTGGTGTTGGTGGAGCTGCACTTGCAAGTGGACTTGGATATCTTGTTCCCTCTTCCATTGGATTAATCTATTTTGGATTATTGAAGAGGGGAGAATTACATTTTGCTAAGACTTGTTTTGATAGATGCTTTGTATTCAAATCATTAGTGAATGGATCTTCTGAAATGGTAACTAATTTAGCTTACGGTATTACAACTTTTTTATTTAATATATCTTTCTTAAAATATTATGGTGAAGATGGAGTTGCTGCAATAACAATTGCATTATATTTGGAATTTATATTTATGGCTATATATCTAGGATATTCAATGGGAGTATCTCCTTTAATTAGTTATAAATATGGAAGTAGAGATTGTGATCAATTAAAAAAATTATTTAAGTATAGTATTATATTTACTGGAATTAGTTCTTTATTTATATTTTCATTTTCAAGAATATTTTTACCAAATATAGTAGAGATATTCACACACGAAGGAACTAATGTATATAATATTATCTTAAAAGGATTTCCATTATTTTCATTCTCATTTCTAATTATTGGATATAATGTATTTGCTTCTAATTTGTTTACTGCTCTATCAAATGGAAAGATATCAGCAATAATTTCATTTTCAAGAACATTAATATTTTTAGTTGGGACAATATTATTATTACCTTTAATATTAAATGAAAAAGGATTATGGCTTGCTATTCCTGTGGCAGAAGCCTTTGGTTTAACAGTTTCAATATTTTTTATACTAATAAAAAAAGGGAGATACAAGTATTAA
- a CDS encoding citrate lyase subunit gamma yields the protein MIGSCGNEKDSDALVIVDLKNKGRDIEINSKLKDMFGEYMEKAIIEILDEMKIKNIKVILKDYGALDFVIKARTKVAIKRALQGGDK from the coding sequence ATGATAGGAAGTTGTGGAAATGAAAAAGATTCAGATGCTTTAGTTATTGTAGATTTGAAAAACAAAGGAAGAGATATTGAAATTAATTCAAAACTAAAGGATATGTTTGGAGAATATATGGAAAAAGCTATAATAGAAATCCTTGATGAAATGAAGATTAAAAATATTAAGGTTATCTTAAAAGATTATGGAGCTTTGGATTTTGTAATCAAAGCTAGAACTAAAGTTGCTATAAAAAGAGCTTTACAAGGAGGGGATAAATAA
- the queC gene encoding 7-cyano-7-deazaguanine synthase QueC, whose protein sequence is MKVMVLSSGGVDSSTCLGMAVNKYGNENVISLSMFYGQKHDKEIISARKVADFYKVEHIEMDLTKIFAASDCTLLKKNNAEIPTKSYKEQIDENNGGTVSTYVPFRNGLFLSTAASLALSKKCEIIFYGAHSDDAAHNAYPDCSKKFNDAMNEAIYEGSGRQVKIEAPFVEMTKKDIVKKGLELKVPYELTWSCYEGNDVPCGKCGTCIDRIQAFTLNGVKDPIL, encoded by the coding sequence ATGAAGGTAATGGTTTTATCAAGTGGGGGAGTAGATTCATCAACTTGTCTAGGAATGGCAGTTAATAAATACGGGAATGAAAATGTGATTTCTCTTTCTATGTTTTACGGACAAAAACATGATAAGGAAATAATAAGTGCAAGGAAAGTTGCGGATTTTTATAAGGTAGAACATATTGAAATGGATTTAACTAAAATTTTTGCAGCAAGTGATTGTACTTTATTAAAAAAGAATAATGCAGAAATTCCAACGAAATCATATAAGGAACAAATTGATGAAAATAATGGAGGAACAGTTTCAACTTATGTTCCCTTTAGAAATGGATTATTTTTATCAACTGCAGCAAGTTTAGCTCTTTCTAAAAAATGTGAAATTATTTTTTATGGAGCTCATAGTGATGATGCTGCTCATAATGCATATCCTGATTGTTCTAAAAAATTTAATGATGCTATGAATGAAGCAATTTATGAAGGATCTGGGAGACAAGTAAAAATAGAAGCCCCCTTTGTAGAAATGACAAAAAAAGACATTGTAAAAAAAGGTTTAGAATTAAAGGTTCCCTATGAACTTACTTGGAGTTGTTATGAAGGAAATGATGTTCCATGTGGGAAATGTGGAACTTGTATAGATAGAATACAAGCTTTTACTTTAAATGGAGTAAAAGATCCAATATTATAA
- the panC gene encoding pantoate--beta-alanine ligase, translating to MNIVSKVSKVRGLVRGWKKEGLSVGLVPTMGYLHEGHLSLIKKCREENDLVVVSIFVNPTQFGENEDLSSYPRDLKADSALCKSAGVDLIFNPSPEEMYIDPCAYVNINGLSKNLCGKSRPIHFKGVCTVVSKLLNIVTPDKAYFGEKDAQQLAIIKKMVKDLNFDVKIVGCPIVREKDNLAKSSRNFYLNEEERQAALILSKALELGKDYLKKDNNVNHLKEVIVNKINSEPLAKIDYVEVVDSLNIEPVSEIKKDILVAVAVYIGNTRLIDNFTFNGGKR from the coding sequence ATGAATATCGTTTCAAAAGTTTCAAAAGTAAGAGGTTTAGTAAGAGGTTGGAAAAAAGAAGGATTATCAGTTGGATTAGTTCCAACTATGGGATATCTTCATGAAGGACATTTAAGTCTTATAAAAAAATGTAGAGAGGAAAACGATTTAGTTGTAGTTTCAATTTTCGTTAATCCTACTCAGTTTGGAGAAAATGAAGATTTATCTTCTTATCCAAGAGATTTAAAAGCAGATTCTGCTTTATGTAAATCTGCAGGTGTTGATTTAATTTTTAATCCATCACCAGAAGAAATGTATATAGATCCATGTGCTTATGTTAATATTAATGGTTTATCAAAAAATTTATGTGGTAAATCTAGACCAATTCATTTTAAGGGAGTTTGTACTGTTGTTTCAAAATTATTAAACATAGTTACTCCTGATAAAGCATACTTTGGTGAAAAAGATGCACAACAATTGGCTATTATTAAAAAAATGGTAAAAGATCTAAATTTTGATGTAAAAATAGTTGGATGTCCTATTGTTAGAGAAAAGGATAATTTAGCTAAAAGTAGTAGAAATTTTTATCTTAATGAAGAGGAAAGACAAGCAGCACTTATTTTAAGTAAAGCTCTTGAATTAGGTAAAGATTATTTAAAAAAAGATAATAATGTAAATCATTTAAAAGAAGTTATTGTTAATAAAATTAATAGTGAACCTCTAGCAAAAATTGACTATGTTGAAGTAGTGGACAGTTTAAATATAGAGCCTGTTTCTGAAATAAAAAAAGATATTTTAGTTGCTGTGGCTGTATATATTGGAAATACTCGTTTAATAGACAATTTTACATTTAATGGAGGTAAAAGATAA
- a CDS encoding tyrosine-type recombinase/integrase, with protein sequence MDLIVKDKNEVSTRRRKKKEKKSRKSIFEIYKSEKTMKDYLFYLNDFLSFVYDGDSIQPDEIVELMSDITEEDVEDYLSHLLYERKLKKTSVNKIISALKSLYKELEKHKVNNPFKFIKLFKTTRNLDNILKVSFEDIKDILATYKVTNEKEYRNTIILYALFYTGMRSQELINVRYKNILKRNNDYFIKIEKSKNGREQYKPLHSILVEKIQEYKNYVFNVYEYDEEEIGELFLFPSSFEKNTQLSYRALYSLVQEMGKSINLDISPHNIRHAIATELSANGADLLEIRDFLGHSDSKVTEIYINAKSLLDKKVISKIPD encoded by the coding sequence ATGGATTTGATAGTAAAAGATAAAAATGAAGTGAGTACTAGGCGAAGAAAAAAGAAAGAAAAAAAATCTAGGAAATCAATATTTGAAATTTACAAAAGTGAAAAGACCATGAAAGATTATCTTTTTTATTTAAATGACTTTTTATCATTTGTTTATGATGGGGACAGCATTCAACCAGATGAAATAGTGGAGTTAATGTCGGATATAACAGAGGAAGATGTTGAGGATTATTTATCTCATTTATTATATGAGAGAAAATTAAAAAAAACATCTGTAAATAAAATTATATCAGCTTTAAAATCATTATATAAAGAATTAGAAAAACATAAGGTAAATAATCCTTTTAAATTTATAAAGTTATTTAAAACAACTAGAAATTTAGATAATATATTAAAGGTTTCTTTCGAGGATATTAAAGATATATTAGCTACTTATAAAGTTACAAATGAAAAAGAGTATAGAAATACCATCATTCTATATGCATTGTTTTATACTGGAATGAGAAGTCAGGAATTAATTAATGTCCGATATAAAAATATACTTAAAAGAAACAATGATTACTTCATAAAAATAGAAAAATCAAAAAATGGAAGAGAACAGTATAAACCATTGCATTCTATTTTAGTTGAGAAAATTCAAGAGTATAAAAATTATGTATTTAATGTATATGAATATGATGAGGAAGAAATTGGAGAGCTTTTTCTTTTTCCAAGTTCATTTGAAAAAAACACGCAACTTTCATATAGGGCGTTATATAGTCTAGTTCAAGAAATGGGGAAAAGCATAAATTTAGATATCAGTCCTCATAATATTAGACACGCAATTGCAACAGAACTTTCTGCCAATGGAGCAGATCTTTTAGAAATTAGAGATTTTCTTGGTCATTCAGATAGTAAGGTTACAGAAATTTATATAAACGCAAAATCACTATTAGACAAAAAAGTTATCTCTAAAATACCAGATTAA
- a CDS encoding methylated-DNA--[protein]-cysteine S-methyltransferase, with protein sequence MKNKYHFFYTCSFGDFLVIHSEDKVLGLNFISPEHTYLPEECKNDFSEKIISQLNEYFKGERKHFDLPLKPLGTEFQKRVWKALINIPYGETKSYKEIAIEVGSPKACRAVGSANNKNPIPIIIPCHRVIGSTGKLVGFAGGLNLKEKLLNLEQKQKN encoded by the coding sequence TTGAAAAATAAGTATCACTTTTTTTACACGTGTTCCTTTGGTGACTTTTTAGTTATTCATTCTGAAGATAAAGTTTTAGGTTTGAACTTTATTTCTCCAGAACATACTTATCTCCCTGAAGAATGTAAGAATGATTTTTCTGAAAAAATAATTTCTCAGTTAAATGAGTATTTTAAAGGAGAAAGAAAACATTTTGATTTACCTTTAAAACCTTTAGGTACTGAATTTCAAAAAAGAGTTTGGAAGGCATTAATTAATATTCCATACGGAGAAACTAAAAGTTATAAAGAAATTGCAATTGAAGTTGGAAGTCCAAAAGCCTGTAGAGCAGTGGGTTCTGCAAATAATAAAAATCCAATTCCAATTATAATTCCTTGTCACAGAGTTATTGGGAGCACAGGAAAATTAGTTGGGTTTGCAGGTGGATTAAATTTGAAAGAAAAATTATTAAATTTAGAACAAAAGCAAAAAAACTAA
- the queF gene encoding preQ(1) synthase, whose product METGRKEKDLKNISHLGCMNTKYPTDYAPEVLETFENKHQDNDYFVKFNAPEFTSLCPITGQPDFATIYISYVPNVNMVESKSLKLYLFSFRNHGDFHEDCMNIIMKDLIKLMDPKYIEVWGKFTPRGGISIDPYCNYGMKDTKWEKVAEDRLFNHDMYPEKIDNR is encoded by the coding sequence ATGGAAACAGGTAGAAAAGAAAAAGATTTAAAAAATATATCGCATTTAGGGTGCATGAATACAAAATATCCAACTGATTATGCTCCAGAAGTTCTTGAAACTTTTGAGAATAAGCATCAAGATAATGATTATTTTGTGAAATTCAATGCTCCTGAATTTACAAGTTTATGCCCAATCACAGGTCAACCAGATTTTGCTACAATTTATATTTCTTATGTTCCCAATGTAAATATGGTGGAAAGTAAGTCTTTAAAGCTTTATTTATTTAGCTTTAGAAATCATGGAGATTTTCATGAAGATTGTATGAATATTATAATGAAGGATTTGATAAAATTAATGGATCCTAAATATATTGAAGTATGGGGGAAATTTACCCCAAGAGGTGGAATTTCTATAGATCCATATTGTAATTACGGAATGAAAGATACTAAATGGGAAAAGGTAGCAGAAGATAGATTATTTAATCATGATATGTATCCTGAAAAAATAGATAATAGATAA
- a CDS encoding pseudouridine synthase, with amino-acid sequence MRLDKFLTECGLGTRSEVKKLIDENAIRVNGTCKVYPKTSINEKEDIILFRGEPITYKEFRYYVLNKKAGFVTAVEDYRDQTVMDLLPDWVVRKNLVPVGRLDKDTEGLLLFTNNGKLNHKLLSPKSHVDKTYYVEAKNIISQNDIKKLEEGIDIGGYITLPGKVEALESKKILLTINEGKFHQVKKMLEQIDNEVTYLKRISFGKLKLDDLELGEVKEVELEDII; translated from the coding sequence ATGAGATTAGATAAATTTTTAACAGAATGTGGACTTGGAACAAGAAGTGAAGTAAAAAAATTAATTGATGAAAATGCAATAAGGGTTAATGGGACTTGTAAAGTTTATCCAAAAACTAGCATCAATGAAAAGGAAGATATTATCTTATTTAGAGGAGAACCAATAACTTACAAAGAGTTTAGGTATTATGTTTTAAATAAAAAAGCTGGATTTGTAACAGCAGTTGAAGATTATAGAGATCAAACTGTAATGGATCTTTTACCTGATTGGGTAGTTAGAAAGAATCTTGTTCCAGTTGGAAGACTTGATAAAGATACTGAAGGACTTTTACTTTTTACAAATAATGGTAAATTAAATCATAAATTGCTTTCTCCAAAGAGTCATGTTGATAAAACTTATTATGTAGAAGCTAAAAACATAATAAGTCAAAATGACATTAAGAAATTAGAAGAGGGAATAGATATTGGAGGATATATAACTTTACCAGGAAAAGTTGAAGCTTTAGAAAGTAAAAAAATATTGCTTACTATTAATGAGGGTAAATTTCATCAAGTGAAAAAAATGTTAGAGCAAATAGATAATGAAGTAACATATTTAAAAAGAATTTCATTTGGAAAATTAAAATTAGATGATTTAGAATTAGGTGAAGTTAAGGAAGTAGAATTAGAAGATATCATCTAA
- a CDS encoding bile acid:sodium symporter family protein, whose translation MKILAAFTKNVGKFMGLIIVIMSIIAMFEPSFFTWATPYIVPLLGIAMFGMGLTLRLEDFKLILLRPRDIIIGTLAQFTIMPLLAYALAVIFKLPPDLAIGVILVGTCPGGTASNVLTYLAKGDVSLSVGMTMLSTLLSPILTPLITYLLIGTWVKVSLIAMVISVLKIVALPIFLGILINHLFSKQIEKTKDVLPLISITTIVILIGCIIGNNSSKILTMGLTVILVVIFHNLLGLLLGYSVGKMLKLEDYKSSAISIEVGTQNSGLAVSLAVSNFAANPLATIPGALFSVWHNISGSLLATYFTRKKEKI comes from the coding sequence ATGAAAATCTTAGCTGCCTTTACTAAAAATGTTGGAAAATTTATGGGATTAATTATAGTTATCATGTCAATAATAGCAATGTTTGAACCTAGTTTTTTTACATGGGCCACTCCATACATAGTTCCTTTATTAGGGATTGCAATGTTTGGAATGGGACTTACTTTAAGATTAGAAGATTTTAAATTAATTTTATTACGTCCAAGGGATATAATTATAGGAACTTTAGCACAATTTACTATAATGCCTTTACTTGCTTATGCACTGGCAGTAATATTTAAATTACCTCCAGATTTAGCAATTGGAGTCATATTAGTTGGAACTTGTCCAGGTGGAACAGCTTCAAATGTTTTAACTTATCTAGCTAAAGGAGATGTATCTCTTTCAGTTGGAATGACAATGTTATCAACTTTATTATCACCTATACTTACTCCATTAATAACTTATTTATTAATTGGAACATGGGTGAAAGTTTCTTTAATAGCAATGGTAATATCAGTATTAAAGATAGTTGCATTACCAATATTCTTAGGAATATTAATTAATCATTTATTTTCAAAACAAATAGAAAAGACAAAGGACGTTTTACCTTTAATATCAATTACAACTATAGTTATATTAATTGGATGTATTATAGGAAATAATTCTTCTAAAATTTTGACTATGGGACTTACTGTAATATTAGTAGTTATATTCCATAATTTACTTGGATTATTACTTGGTTACTCAGTTGGAAAAATGTTGAAGTTAGAAGATTATAAAAGTAGTGCTATATCAATTGAAGTTGGAACTCAAAATTCAGGACTAGCAGTTTCTTTAGCAGTTAGTAATTTTGCAGCAAATCCACTTGCAACAATTCCAGGAGCATTATTTAGTGTCTGGCATAATATTTCAGGGTCATTATTAGCAACATATTTTACAAGAAAAAAAGAAAAGATTTAA